The proteins below come from a single Miscanthus floridulus cultivar M001 chromosome 1, ASM1932011v1, whole genome shotgun sequence genomic window:
- the LOC136544843 gene encoding tubulin beta-3 chain-like, with protein MREILHIQGGQCGNQIGAKFWEVICGEHGVDSTGRSSGTSPQQLERINVYYNEAGGGRYVPRAVLMDLEPGTMESIRAGPFGGIFRPDNFVYGQSGAGNNWAKGHYTEGAELIDAVLDVVRKEAENCDCLQGFQVCHSLGGGTGSGMGTLLISKIREEYPDRMMLTFSVFPSPKVSDTVVEPYNATLSVHQLVENADECMVLDNEALYDICFRTLKLTNPSFGDLNHLISATMSGVTCCLRFPGQLNSDLRKLAVNLIPFPRLHFFMVGFAPLTSRGSQQYRALTVPELTQQMWDAKNMMCAADPRHGRYLTASAMFRGKMSTKEVDEQMINVQNKNSSYFVEWIPNNVKSSVCDIPPVGLSMASTFVGNSTSIQEMFRRVSEQFTAMFRRKAFLHWYTSEGMDEMEFTEAESNMNDLVAEYQQYQDATAEEYDEEEQDGEEEHA; from the exons ATGAGGGAGATTCTGCACATCCAGGGCGGCCAGTGCGGCAACCAGATCGGCGCCAAGTTCTGGGAGGTGATCTGCGGGGAGCACGGCGTCGACTCCACGGGCCGCTCCTCGGGGACCTCCCCGCAGCAGCTCGAGCGGATCAACGTCTACTACAACGAGGCGGGGGGCGGCCGCTACGTGCCCCGCGCCGTGCTCATGGACCTGGAGCCCGGCACCATGGAGTCCATCCGCGCAGGCCCCTTCGGCGGCATCTTCCGCCCCGACAACTTCGTCTACGGCCAGTCCGGCGCCGGGAACAACTGGGCCAAGGGACACTACACCGAGGGCGCCGAGCTCATCGACGCCGTCCTCGACGTCGTGCGCAAGGAGGCCGAGAACTGCGACTGCCTCCAGG GGTTCCAAGTATGCCACTCCCTGGGTGGCGGCACTGGTTCTGGCATGGGCACGCTGCTCATCTCCAAGATCCGGGAGGAGTACCCGGACCGCATGATGCTCACCTTCTCCGTGTTCCCGTCGCCCAAGGTGTCCGACACCGTCGTGGAGCCCTACAACGCGACACTGTCCGTGCACCAGCTCGTGGAGAACGCCGACGAGTGCATGGTCCTGGACAACGAGGCGCTCTATGATATTTGCTTCCGCACCCTCAAGCTCACCAACCCTTCAT TTGGTGACCTGAACCATCTGATCTCGGCGACCATGAGTGGCGTGACGTGCTGCCTGCGGTTCCCGGGCCAGCTGAACTCGGACCTCCGCAAGCTGGCAGTGAACCTGATCCCGTTCCCGCGGCTGCACTTCTTCATGGTGGGGTTCGCGCCACTGACGTCACGCGGGTCGCAGCAGTACCGCGCGCTGACGGTGCCGGAGCTGACGCAGCAGATGTGGGACGCCAAGAACATGATGTGCGCGGCGGACCCGCGGCACGGGCGGTACCTGACGGCGTCCGCCATGTTCCGGGGCAAGATGAGCACCAAGGAGGTGGACGAGCAGATGATCAACGTGCAGAACAAGAACTCCTCCTACTTCGTGGAGTGGATCCCCAACAACGTCAAGTCCAGCGTGTGCGACATCCCGCCCGTTGGGCTGTCCATGGCCTCCACCTTCGTGGGCAACTCCACCTCCATCCAGGAGATGTTCCGCCGCGTGAGCGAGCAGTTCACGGCCATGTTCCGGCGCAAGGCCTTCTTGCACTGGTACACCAGCGAGGGCATGGACGAGATGGAGTTCACCGAGGCCGAGAGCAACATGAACGACCTCGTCGCCGAGTACCAGCAGTACCAGGACGCCACCGCCGAGGAGTACGACGAGGAAGAGCAAGACGGCGAGGAGGAGCACGCCTGA